The following proteins are encoded in a genomic region of Planifilum fulgidum:
- the pruA gene encoding L-glutamate gamma-semialdehyde dehydrogenase has product MVVDFRNEPFTDFSKEENRRAFEEALETVRAQLGREYDLIIGGERIRTEEKIRSINPSNVDETIGYVSKANQELAEKAMQAAAKKFEEWKAVSPEARARILFRAAAILRRRKHEFSAWMVHEAGKNWPEADADTAEAIDFMEFYGREMIRLSERQPLTRIPGEDNELYYIPLGVGVVIPPWNFPLAIMVGMTTASLVAGNTVVLKPASNTAVIAAKFMEILQDAGLPDGVVNYVPGPGGEVGEYLVKHPLTRFVAFTGSRDVGLRINELAAQTAPGQKWIKRVIAEMGGKDSIIVDKDADLDLAAQTIVTSAFGFSGQKCSACSRAIVLEDVYDEVLNKVVEKTKQLKVAEAKSFGVDMGPVIDENAYRKILEYIEIGKKEGRLMTGGGKAEGNGYFIQPTIFADVSPDARIAQEEIFGPVLAFIKAKDFDDALRIANNTEYGLTGSVISRNRANLEKARTEFHVGNLYFNRKCTGALVGVHPFGGFNMSGTDSKAGGYDYLLLFTQAKLVSEVF; this is encoded by the coding sequence ATGGTCGTTGATTTTCGGAACGAGCCGTTCACGGATTTCTCCAAGGAAGAGAACCGTCGGGCTTTTGAAGAGGCCCTGGAAACCGTTCGGGCCCAGCTGGGCAGGGAGTACGACCTGATCATCGGCGGCGAACGGATTCGGACGGAAGAGAAGATCCGCTCCATCAACCCGTCCAATGTGGACGAGACGATCGGCTATGTTTCCAAGGCCAACCAGGAGTTGGCGGAAAAGGCGATGCAGGCGGCGGCAAAAAAGTTTGAAGAGTGGAAAGCGGTTTCACCGGAAGCCCGCGCGCGGATTTTGTTCCGGGCGGCCGCCATCCTGCGCCGGCGTAAGCACGAGTTTTCCGCGTGGATGGTGCATGAAGCGGGGAAAAACTGGCCGGAAGCCGATGCGGATACGGCGGAGGCCATCGATTTCATGGAATTTTACGGCCGTGAAATGATCCGGCTGAGCGAGCGGCAGCCCCTCACCCGCATTCCCGGAGAGGACAACGAGCTGTACTACATCCCCCTGGGCGTGGGGGTGGTGATTCCCCCGTGGAACTTCCCGCTGGCGATCATGGTGGGGATGACGACGGCTTCGCTGGTGGCGGGGAACACGGTCGTTCTCAAACCGGCCAGCAACACGGCGGTGATCGCCGCCAAGTTCATGGAAATTCTGCAGGATGCCGGTCTGCCGGACGGCGTCGTCAATTACGTGCCCGGCCCCGGCGGGGAAGTGGGCGAGTACCTGGTGAAGCATCCCTTGACCCGGTTCGTCGCCTTCACGGGATCCCGGGACGTGGGACTCCGGATCAATGAACTGGCGGCCCAAACCGCTCCCGGCCAGAAATGGATCAAGCGGGTCATCGCCGAGATGGGCGGAAAGGATTCGATCATCGTCGACAAGGATGCGGATCTGGATCTGGCCGCCCAGACCATCGTCACGTCGGCCTTCGGTTTCTCCGGGCAGAAATGTTCCGCCTGTTCCCGGGCGATCGTTCTGGAGGACGTGTATGATGAAGTGTTGAACAAGGTCGTCGAGAAGACGAAGCAGCTGAAGGTGGCCGAGGCCAAATCCTTCGGCGTCGACATGGGTCCGGTGATCGATGAGAACGCCTACCGGAAGATTCTTGAATACATCGAGATCGGCAAGAAGGAAGGCCGTCTGATGACCGGAGGGGGCAAGGCGGAAGGCAACGGTTATTTCATCCAGCCCACCATTTTCGCCGATGTTTCCCCCGACGCCCGGATCGCCCAGGAGGAGATTTTCGGTCCGGTGCTGGCGTTCATCAAGGCCAAGGATTTCGACGACGCTCTCCGCATCGCCAACAACACGGAATACGGCCTCACCGGATCGGTGATCAGCCGGAACCGCGCCAACCTGGAAAAGGCGCGCACCGAGTTCCACGTGGGGAACCTGTACTTCAACCGCAAGTGCACCGGCGCCTTGGTGGGAGTCCATCCCTTCGGCGGCTTCAACATGTCGGGCACCGACTCCAAGGCCGGCGGCTACGATTACCTGCTCCTCTTCACCCAAGCCAAGCTGGTGTCGGAGGTGTTTTGA
- a CDS encoding proline dehydrogenase family protein: MSLSRRAVLTLAGNRLVSRFVTRYGMRLGASRFVAGETLEQAIEKVKSLNRDGLLVTLDHLGESVTTREEALEATQSALDIFDAIAESGVNSNVSVKLTQLGLDIDYGFCLENMERIALKAKESGNFVRIDMEDSPRVKATIDIFKTLLKKVGKEHIGLVIQSYLYRSESDVKDLGELGANLRIVKGAYKEPKEVAFPDKRDVDENYKRLVAMHLKNGCYTAVATHDEKIIEWTKSFVKENGIPKDLYEFQMLYGVRGGLQRQLAGEGYKVRVYTPYGKDWYPYFTRRIAERPANALFILKNLVKD; this comes from the coding sequence GTGTCGCTGTCCCGAAGAGCTGTTCTCACCCTTGCCGGCAACCGGCTGGTGTCCCGGTTCGTCACCCGATACGGGATGCGCCTGGGGGCCTCCCGTTTCGTGGCGGGAGAAACGCTGGAACAGGCCATCGAGAAGGTGAAATCCCTCAACCGGGACGGGCTTTTGGTCACCCTGGACCACCTGGGCGAGAGCGTAACCACCCGGGAGGAAGCGCTGGAGGCCACCCAGTCCGCCCTCGACATCTTCGACGCCATCGCGGAAAGCGGAGTCAACTCCAACGTCTCCGTAAAACTTACCCAGCTGGGACTCGACATCGATTACGGGTTCTGTCTGGAAAACATGGAACGGATCGCCCTGAAGGCCAAGGAAAGCGGAAACTTCGTGCGGATCGACATGGAAGACTCCCCGAGGGTGAAGGCCACCATCGACATCTTCAAAACCCTCCTGAAAAAGGTGGGCAAAGAACACATCGGCCTGGTGATCCAGTCTTATCTGTACCGGTCCGAGTCGGACGTGAAGGATCTCGGGGAATTGGGGGCCAACCTGCGGATCGTCAAGGGGGCATACAAGGAGCCGAAGGAGGTGGCCTTCCCGGACAAGCGGGACGTGGACGAAAATTACAAACGGCTGGTGGCGATGCACCTGAAAAACGGCTGTTACACCGCCGTGGCCACCCATGACGAAAAAATCATCGAATGGACCAAATCCTTTGTGAAGGAAAACGGAATTCCGAAGGATTTGTACGAATTTCAAATGCTCTACGGGGTGCGGGGCGGGCTGCAGCGGCAACTGGCCGGGGAAGGCTACAAGGTTCGCGTCTACACCCCCTACGGGAAAGACTGGTATCCTTACTTCACCCGGCGAATCGCCGAACGGCCCGCCAACGCCTTGTTCATCCTCAAAAATCTCGTCAAGGATTGA
- a CDS encoding glycoside hydrolase family 43 protein yields MATIRNPILTGFHPDPSICRAGEDYYIAVSTFEWFPGVGIYHSKDLKNWRLVARPLNRLSQLNMIGNPDSGGVWAPQLSYHDGLFWLIYTDVKVTDGQWKDCHNYLVTCDRIDGEWSDPIYLNSSGFDPSLFHDEDGKKYLLNMLWDPRVGNHNFYGIVMQEYDHEKKKLVGEPKVIFKGTDVKLVEGPHLYKIGEYYYLLTAEGGTRYEHQATIARSKNLWGPYEVHPDNPLITSYPYPRNPLQKAGHASIVQTHTNEWFLVHLTGRPLPKENQPLLSPRGYCPLGRETAIQRLEWRDGWPYVVGGNQPSLTIEGPDIEEVKWERDYPEKDDFDSDRLNLHFQTLRIPLGEDTLSLTDRPGHLRLYGKESLTSKFKQALVARRWQHFRFTAETKVAFRPNTFQQAAGLVNYYNTENWTALQITWDEEKGRILAITTCDNFVFDQPLKGKEIEIPDEVEYVYLRVKVRTNTYRYFYSFDGEHWTEIPIDFYSYKLSDDYVRGGGFFTGAFVGMQCQDNSGQNLPADFDYFIYKPEEE; encoded by the coding sequence ATGGCAACGATCCGAAATCCGATTTTGACGGGTTTCCATCCGGATCCGAGCATTTGCCGCGCCGGGGAGGATTATTACATTGCGGTTTCCACCTTTGAATGGTTCCCCGGAGTGGGAATTTACCACTCGAAGGATTTGAAGAACTGGCGCCTGGTTGCCAGGCCCCTTAATCGGCTGAGCCAGTTGAACATGATCGGAAATCCGGATTCGGGCGGGGTCTGGGCGCCGCAACTGTCGTACCATGACGGGCTGTTTTGGTTGATATACACGGATGTGAAGGTGACCGACGGCCAGTGGAAGGATTGTCACAATTACTTGGTGACGTGTGACCGGATTGACGGGGAATGGTCGGACCCGATTTATCTGAACAGTTCCGGATTTGATCCGTCTTTGTTCCACGATGAGGACGGCAAAAAATATTTGCTCAACATGCTCTGGGATCCGCGCGTCGGGAATCACAACTTTTACGGAATCGTGATGCAGGAGTACGATCACGAGAAGAAAAAGCTGGTCGGAGAGCCAAAAGTCATCTTCAAGGGAACCGACGTCAAATTGGTGGAAGGGCCGCACCTTTACAAAATCGGCGAGTATTACTATTTGTTGACGGCGGAAGGGGGGACGAGGTACGAGCATCAGGCGACGATTGCCCGATCGAAGAATCTGTGGGGACCCTATGAAGTGCATCCGGACAACCCGTTGATCACGTCCTATCCTTATCCGAGAAATCCCCTGCAAAAGGCGGGACACGCGTCGATCGTGCAGACGCATACCAATGAATGGTTTCTGGTTCACCTGACGGGACGGCCGCTTCCAAAGGAAAACCAACCGCTTCTCAGCCCGCGGGGCTATTGTCCGCTGGGACGGGAGACGGCGATCCAGCGTTTGGAATGGAGAGACGGCTGGCCGTATGTCGTCGGCGGAAACCAGCCCTCTTTGACGATCGAGGGACCCGACATCGAGGAAGTGAAATGGGAGAGGGATTATCCGGAAAAAGACGATTTTGACAGCGACCGGTTGAACCTGCATTTTCAAACCTTGCGCATTCCGCTCGGGGAAGATACGTTGTCCCTGACGGACCGCCCCGGACATCTGCGGCTGTACGGAAAAGAATCGTTGACGTCGAAATTCAAGCAGGCGCTGGTTGCCAGGCGCTGGCAGCATTTCCGCTTCACCGCGGAAACGAAGGTGGCCTTCAGGCCGAACACGTTCCAGCAGGCGGCCGGTTTGGTGAACTACTACAACACCGAAAACTGGACGGCCCTGCAGATCACGTGGGACGAGGAAAAGGGAAGGATCCTCGCCATCACCACCTGCGACAACTTTGTGTTTGATCAGCCGCTGAAAGGAAAAGAAATCGAGATCCCGGACGAAGTTGAATACGTGTATCTCCGGGTCAAAGTCCGGACGAACACCTATCGCTATTTCTATTCCTTCGACGGCGAGCATTGGACGGAGATCCCGATCGACTTTTATTCCTACAAGCTGTCGGACGATTACGTGAGGGGCGGCGGATTTTTCACCGGAGCTTTTGTCGGAATGCAATGTCAGGACAATTCCGGGCAAAACCTGCCCGCCGATTTTGATTACTTTATTTACAAACCGGAGGAGGAGTAA
- a CDS encoding MFS transporter, with translation MKTHKLPMIEKLTFGLGDFGANFSWTFIASFITIYLTDTVGMSAGIIGTILLLARVADGFTDLFMGTVIDNTNTKMGKAKPWIFWTAPILGILTFMLFNVPGFLGDGGQVAYVFIVYLLLSAVFYTANNIAYSSLTSFMTNDEEDRVSLGSIRFIFANAAVLSITTFTTYLVSMFGGGQKGWTWTSFLYALLCAVPLMITGWFAKERNVAKARNQERKVSFLTAFKALFTNKYFILALVLYLLWYLRQTENGIRVYYATYIFDDANLMAPMSLAALVPMILGLLIAPKLAGKFGVRRCVYWGLGISIVAYVIMTAFSESLPAMIIGLVINSIGLVPLQAALTAIVADVGDLVYWKTGVPVQGSVFSLTSAGMKIGQGITAALVAWSLSLGGYIAGASVQPDSAITAIKSMQIYFPLAMVVLMLITKVGLNYERFLPRVKEEILKGNVGESRDESIMAS, from the coding sequence ATGAAAACGCACAAGCTGCCAATGATCGAGAAGCTAACATTCGGTTTGGGCGATTTTGGGGCGAACTTCAGTTGGACGTTCATCGCGTCGTTCATCACCATCTATTTGACGGACACGGTCGGCATGAGCGCCGGGATCATCGGAACGATCCTTTTGCTGGCGCGCGTTGCGGACGGGTTCACCGATTTGTTCATGGGCACAGTCATCGACAATACGAACACCAAAATGGGCAAGGCAAAACCCTGGATTTTCTGGACGGCGCCAATTTTGGGAATATTGACGTTTATGCTGTTCAATGTTCCGGGTTTTCTGGGGGACGGGGGACAGGTGGCATACGTGTTCATTGTTTATTTGCTGCTGTCCGCCGTCTTTTACACCGCCAACAACATCGCATATTCCTCGCTGACGTCCTTTATGACCAACGATGAGGAAGACCGCGTCTCTCTGGGCAGCATCCGCTTCATTTTTGCAAACGCCGCCGTGCTGTCGATCACGACCTTTACGACGTATCTCGTTTCGATGTTTGGAGGCGGACAGAAGGGCTGGACATGGACCTCGTTCCTCTACGCGTTGTTATGCGCCGTGCCGCTCATGATCACCGGCTGGTTCGCAAAGGAACGAAACGTCGCAAAGGCCCGAAATCAGGAGCGGAAGGTGTCGTTTCTCACCGCTTTCAAAGCCCTGTTCACGAATAAGTACTTCATTCTGGCGCTTGTTCTGTATCTGTTGTGGTATCTGAGGCAAACGGAAAACGGAATCCGGGTTTATTACGCCACATATATCTTCGATGATGCAAACCTCATGGCACCGATGAGCCTTGCGGCGCTGGTTCCGATGATTCTGGGGCTTTTGATCGCTCCCAAACTGGCGGGAAAATTCGGGGTGCGAAGATGTGTCTATTGGGGGCTTGGGATATCCATTGTTGCTTATGTGATCATGACGGCTTTCTCCGAAAGTTTGCCGGCGATGATCATCGGCCTGGTCATCAACTCGATCGGGCTGGTTCCGCTGCAGGCGGCACTCACTGCGATTGTGGCCGATGTGGGCGACTTGGTGTACTGGAAGACGGGAGTTCCCGTGCAAGGTTCGGTGTTCAGTCTGACGAGCGCGGGAATGAAAATCGGTCAGGGAATCACCGCTGCGCTGGTTGCCTGGTCCCTCTCGCTGGGGGGATATATCGCCGGGGCTTCGGTCCAACCGGACAGCGCCATCACCGCCATTAAATCGATGCAAATCTACTTCCCCCTCGCCATGGTCGTGCTCATGCTGATCACCAAGGTCGGGCTCAATTATGAAAGGTTCCTTCCGCGCGTGAAAGAGGAAATCTTGAAGGGAAACGTCGGCGAAAGCCGCGACGAAAGCATTATGGCAAGTTAA
- a CDS encoding epoxide hydrolase family protein: MSHFPGPYRSDFSLRPFRIAIPQSELDDLQNRLARTRWPAELPGAGRNYGVPPDRLKQLVEYWRTCYDWRKYEALLNSFPQFTTAIDGAKIHFLHVRSPEKKALPLVITHGWPGSVVEFLHIIGPLADPKSHGGDPADAFHLVIPSIPGFGFSGPVKEKGWNVGRIAHAWAELMRRLGYDRYGAQGGDWGSAISRALAAIDPEHVCGVHLNYLPTPPPPSADISDLTEEEKARIANTQRLRETPPGYMRLQSTRPQTISYALTDSPVGQLAWIAEKFIEWTDPSCPIAEEILLTNVMLYWLTGTAGSSALLYYENARSKGRFRPGAAPVGVAVFPHDIQLPVRRFAELQYTVVHWTEFDRGGHFAALEVPDLFVEDVRKFFRRFR, encoded by the coding sequence GGACCGTACCGATCGGATTTTTCGCTTCGGCCCTTTCGCATCGCCATCCCCCAATCCGAGCTGGACGATCTGCAAAACCGTCTGGCCCGCACCCGTTGGCCCGCTGAACTGCCCGGCGCCGGGAGAAACTACGGGGTTCCACCCGATCGTTTAAAACAGCTGGTGGAGTACTGGCGCACCTGCTACGACTGGCGAAAATACGAGGCATTGTTGAACTCCTTCCCCCAATTCACCACGGCGATCGATGGAGCAAAGATCCATTTCCTGCACGTCCGTTCTCCTGAGAAGAAGGCGCTTCCGCTGGTGATCACCCACGGTTGGCCCGGCTCCGTTGTGGAGTTTCTTCACATTATTGGTCCGCTTGCCGATCCGAAATCCCACGGCGGTGACCCGGCGGATGCCTTCCACTTGGTCATCCCGTCGATTCCGGGCTTCGGCTTTTCCGGTCCCGTGAAGGAGAAGGGGTGGAATGTCGGCCGAATCGCGCACGCCTGGGCTGAACTGATGAGGCGGCTGGGTTATGACCGGTACGGAGCCCAGGGCGGGGATTGGGGTTCCGCCATTTCCAGGGCCTTGGCAGCCATAGACCCGGAACATGTTTGCGGGGTGCATCTCAACTATCTGCCGACGCCTCCCCCTCCATCCGCCGACATCAGTGATCTGACGGAGGAAGAGAAGGCGAGGATCGCCAACACCCAACGGCTGAGAGAGACTCCCCCCGGCTACATGAGGCTGCAGTCCACCCGTCCCCAGACGATTTCCTATGCCCTGACCGACTCGCCCGTCGGCCAACTGGCTTGGATCGCGGAGAAATTCATCGAATGGACGGATCCGTCTTGTCCAATCGCAGAGGAGATTTTGCTCACCAACGTGATGCTCTACTGGCTCACGGGCACCGCCGGTTCATCGGCCCTTCTGTATTATGAAAATGCCCGCTCCAAAGGACGGTTCAGGCCCGGCGCGGCACCTGTGGGCGTCGCGGTATTCCCGCACGATATCCAGCTTCCCGTTCGCCGCTTTGCCGAGCTCCAATACACCGTCGTCCATTGGACGGAATTTGACCGGGGCGGCCATTTTGCGGCGTTGGAAGTGCCCGATTTGTTCGTGGAGGACGTGCGGAAATTTTTCCGCCGCTTCCGGTAA